A genomic window from Bacteroidota bacterium includes:
- a CDS encoding glycosyltransferase family 9 protein — MRCIKQQISGSEIHYLTKKMYHPVLKANPYIDKIHLFENNLDELIALLKAENFDHVIDLHKNLRSLRVKLMLGKPSNSFNKLNFEKWLLVNLNINYLPNVHIVDRYLETAKSLGVVNDLQGLDYFIPQEEEVNLNSLPEQYGKGFTGFVIGGQYATKQLEAEKITAICTRINNPIILLGGKEDFETGEKISSHSGRKKVLNGCGKYSLNQSASLVRQAKNIISHDTGLMHIAAAFKKDIVSVWGNTVPEFGMYPYMPGKNSFISEVKVLPCRPCSKIGYGICPKTHFACMKLQDELEIIIRMNA, encoded by the coding sequence ATGCGCTGCATAAAGCAGCAAATTAGCGGGAGTGAAATCCATTATTTAACCAAAAAAATGTATCATCCTGTTTTAAAGGCAAATCCTTACATCGATAAAATCCATCTTTTTGAAAATAACCTGGATGAGTTAATTGCCCTGCTCAAGGCAGAAAATTTTGATCATGTTATTGATTTGCATAAAAACTTGCGCAGCCTTAGGGTAAAACTAATGCTTGGAAAGCCCTCCAATTCTTTCAATAAACTAAATTTTGAAAAATGGCTGTTAGTTAATTTAAACATCAATTACCTTCCCAATGTTCATATTGTTGATCGTTATCTTGAAACAGCAAAATCGCTTGGGGTAGTAAATGATTTACAAGGTTTAGATTATTTTATCCCGCAGGAAGAGGAGGTGAATTTAAATTCTTTACCGGAACAATATGGCAAGGGGTTTACCGGATTTGTAATTGGTGGACAATATGCCACCAAGCAATTAGAGGCAGAGAAAATTACCGCTATTTGCACTAGAATTAACAATCCAATTATCCTGTTGGGTGGAAAAGAAGATTTTGAGACAGGAGAAAAAATTTCTTCTCATTCGGGGAGAAAAAAAGTACTGAATGGCTGCGGAAAGTACTCCCTTAATCAAAGTGCCTCCCTTGTTAGACAGGCCAAAAATATTATTAGCCACGATACGGGTTTAATGCATATAGCTGCGGCTTTTAAAAAAGATATTGTTTCTGTTTGGGGAAATACTGTTCCTGAATTTGGCATGTATCCTTATATGCCCGGAAAAAATTCCTTTATTTCTGAAGTAAAGGTCCTTCCATGCCGGCCATGCTCAAAAATAGGGTATGGAATATGTCCGAAAACACATTTCGCTTGCATGAAATTACAGGATGAGCTAGAGATTATTATTCGTATGAATGCCTGA
- a CDS encoding DUF2807 domain-containing protein: MKKIFTVLAAMILSIALYAQDEKQVREIPSFNKIDVSGNITVIIAQGEPQQVSVTTRADMHEKIITEVVNGTLKISTKGKTEGSKKVEITVSNLVRIKQSGATVVKSEGLIKTQALEIESSGASITSLNIEADVFTSNVSGVGELKLKGTATNLNATVSGAANIKAFDLVTQKADINISGAGVVRIDVIEELNVKVTGAGKVLYKNEPEKKDVEISGAGEIRKAKTEGEDAKTDTTKIRLGSKNYIIFSEDDTVACRTKKTRHNNHWAGIDLGVAGYLSPQQSFGMEHENQLFELDYSRSRTWNINFLEKNLKLYKNHVGIVTGMGLSFTRYHFNNRQTALIPYTDSTFMFETNSVTRKNLLSASYLTVPLLIEFNTHQNSQKSFHFATGLIGGYRINSKTVQITEFEGVKSRLVIKDDYNLSPFNLNATVRFGYGNFNLFATYSLTEMFDKGKGPELFPVTAGITLIGF, encoded by the coding sequence ATGAAAAAGATATTTACAGTACTGGCAGCAATGATACTTTCAATCGCCTTATATGCACAGGATGAAAAACAAGTACGGGAAATTCCATCCTTTAACAAGATTGATGTAAGTGGAAACATTACAGTTATTATAGCACAGGGTGAACCACAGCAAGTTAGCGTCACTACCCGGGCCGACATGCATGAAAAAATTATTACCGAGGTAGTAAACGGCACCTTAAAGATATCCACGAAAGGAAAAACAGAGGGGAGTAAAAAAGTAGAAATTACTGTTTCGAATCTTGTGCGGATAAAACAATCGGGGGCTACTGTTGTAAAGAGTGAAGGTTTGATAAAAACCCAGGCTTTAGAAATTGAATCATCAGGAGCCTCAATAACCAGTTTGAACATTGAAGCCGATGTTTTTACAAGCAATGTTTCGGGTGTGGGCGAATTAAAATTAAAGGGAACCGCTACAAACCTAAATGCTACGGTTAGCGGTGCGGCAAATATCAAAGCATTTGATTTAGTTACACAAAAAGCAGATATAAATATAAGTGGAGCCGGAGTTGTTCGAATTGATGTAATTGAAGAATTAAATGTGAAAGTTACAGGTGCAGGAAAAGTACTGTATAAAAATGAACCGGAGAAAAAGGATGTTGAAATCTCCGGTGCAGGAGAAATAAGAAAGGCAAAAACCGAAGGTGAGGATGCAAAAACGGATACAACTAAAATTCGTCTGGGAAGTAAAAATTACATTATTTTTTCTGAGGATGACACCGTGGCTTGCCGTACAAAAAAAACCAGGCATAATAATCATTGGGCCGGAATAGACTTGGGGGTAGCAGGCTATTTATCTCCGCAACAATCTTTTGGGATGGAACATGAAAACCAATTGTTTGAACTGGATTATTCGCGTTCAAGAACCTGGAATATTAATTTCCTTGAAAAAAACCTGAAACTATATAAAAACCATGTGGGAATTGTAACAGGCATGGGTCTTTCTTTTACCCGTTATCACTTTAATAACAGGCAGACTGCATTAATTCCATATACTGATTCAACCTTTATGTTTGAAACGAATTCAGTTACCCGAAAAAACCTTTTAAGTGCATCCTACCTTACTGTTCCCTTGTTAATAGAATTCAATACGCATCAAAATTCTCAAAAATCCTTTCATTTTGCAACAGGTCTTATAGGAGGATACCGTATTAATTCAAAGACAGTGCAGATTACCGAATTTGAGGGAGTAAAGTCCAGGCTGGTAATTAAGGATGATTACAACCTTTCGCCATTCAATTTGAATGCGACCGTTCGATTTGGATATGGCAATTTTAATCTTTTTGCCACTTATTCGTTAACCGAAATGTTTGATAAAGGAAAAGGGCCGGAATTGTTTCCTGTTACTGCAGGAATTACATTAATCGGATTTTAA
- the uvrC gene encoding excinuclease ABC subunit UvrC: MENKHENSIKSLPGKPGIYQFFDCDGIIIYVGKAKDLKKRVASYFRKDNQVGKTAVLVKKIADIKFMLVETELDALLLENNLIKKYQPKYNIQLKDDKTYPWICVKNERFPRVFPTRNLIRDGSVYFGPYASVRMMHTLLDLINQLYKLRNCGYNLSTENISKNKFKVCLEYHLGNCKAPCEGFQKEDDYNATISEIKEILNGNITSVVKHLKEKMREFSALYDYENAQQFKEKIDLLERYQSKSTVVSPTIENVDVFSICQDESTAYVNYLRVVNGAIIQGHTIELKKKLEESPEELLEFAIAEFRQRFLSDAKEVIVPFKPCIELPGITFTVPQRGDKKNLLELSEKNVKYYKLDKQKQESLVDPERHTKRILEQMKKDLRLTELPYHIECFDNSNIQGAYPVAACVVFKDCRPSKKDYRHYNIKTVEGPDDFASMAEVVLRRYSRLLAEKELLPQLIIVDGGKGQLSAALKSLDTLGLRGKIAIIGIAKRLEEIYYPGDPLPMYLDKRSETLKIVQQLRNEAHRFGITHHREKRKKGTIKTELTEIKGISDKTAEKLLSHFKSVKRIKEAEEFEIQSIIGLAKARMVIDFFRALNKSN, from the coding sequence ATGGAAAACAAGCATGAAAACAGTATAAAATCTTTACCAGGCAAGCCAGGCATTTATCAATTTTTTGATTGTGATGGTATTATTATTTATGTGGGAAAGGCAAAGGACTTAAAGAAAAGAGTTGCTTCCTATTTCAGAAAGGATAATCAAGTAGGGAAAACGGCTGTTCTGGTAAAAAAAATTGCCGATATAAAATTCATGCTTGTTGAAACCGAATTAGATGCACTATTGCTTGAAAACAATCTGATTAAAAAATACCAGCCCAAGTATAACATCCAGTTGAAAGATGATAAAACTTATCCCTGGATTTGTGTTAAAAACGAGCGTTTTCCAAGAGTGTTTCCTACACGAAATCTGATAAGAGATGGTTCAGTGTATTTTGGCCCCTATGCTTCAGTAAGAATGATGCACACCTTGCTTGATTTAATAAACCAACTGTATAAATTACGCAACTGCGGATATAATCTTAGCACCGAAAACATAAGCAAAAACAAATTTAAGGTTTGTCTGGAATACCATTTAGGTAATTGTAAAGCTCCATGTGAAGGTTTTCAAAAAGAGGATGATTACAATGCTACAATTTCAGAAATTAAGGAAATATTAAATGGGAATATTACCTCCGTTGTAAAGCACCTCAAAGAGAAAATGAGGGAATTTTCAGCGCTTTATGATTATGAAAATGCACAACAATTTAAAGAGAAAATAGATTTGCTGGAGCGTTACCAAAGTAAATCAACGGTTGTAAGTCCTACAATAGAAAATGTAGATGTTTTTTCAATCTGCCAGGATGAGAGTACGGCCTATGTTAATTATTTGAGAGTTGTAAACGGTGCAATTATACAGGGCCACACCATTGAGCTTAAAAAGAAACTTGAGGAGAGCCCGGAGGAGCTTTTGGAGTTTGCAATCGCAGAGTTTAGACAACGCTTTTTAAGTGATGCAAAGGAAGTTATTGTACCATTTAAGCCTTGTATTGAATTACCGGGAATAACATTCACTGTTCCTCAAAGGGGTGATAAAAAGAATCTTCTTGAACTCTCAGAAAAAAATGTTAAATATTATAAATTAGATAAACAAAAGCAGGAGAGTCTGGTGGATCCGGAAAGACATACGAAAAGGATTTTGGAACAGATGAAAAAGGACCTTCGTTTAACTGAACTTCCCTATCATATTGAATGCTTTGACAATTCCAACATTCAAGGGGCTTATCCTGTTGCTGCATGCGTAGTTTTTAAGGATTGCCGGCCAAGTAAAAAAGACTACCGTCATTATAATATCAAAACTGTAGAAGGCCCTGATGATTTTGCTTCAATGGCAGAAGTGGTTCTGCGTAGATATTCCCGATTACTTGCTGAAAAGGAACTTTTGCCACAATTAATTATAGTTGACGGAGGGAAAGGACAACTGAGTGCGGCTTTAAAGAGCCTTGATACTTTAGGCTTGAGGGGAAAAATCGCAATTATTGGAATCGCCAAAAGGCTTGAAGAAATTTATTATCCGGGAGATCCCCTCCCCATGTACCTTGATAAACGCTCGGAGACACTCAAAATAGTTCAACAACTACGCAATGAAGCGCATCGTTTTGGAATTACCCACCATAGGGAAAAAAGAAAAAAAGGAACCATTAAAACAGAGCTTACAGAAATTAAAGGAATAAGTGATAAAACAGCAGAAAAGCTCCTATCTCATTTCAAATCTGTAAAACGAATAAAGGAAGCAGAAGAATTTGAAATTCAATCAATTATTGGCCTGGCAAAAGCACGGATGGTAATTGATTTCTTTCGTGCTTTAAACAAAAGCAATTAA
- a CDS encoding response regulator transcription factor, with product MKPNAVKILLVEDDLNLGFVIKDSLEHKGYKVSLHTNGQSAMQAVLSDTFDICLLDIMLPKKDGFTLATEIRNEGNDIPIIFLTAKAMEEDRIKGFKVGADDYITKPFNMEEFVLRLEAVLKRCKIISKKQEEIEFQIGKFIFNHAKLTLTTATSTQSLTTKEAGILRLLCLNKNEVLKRETALKTIWGSDDYFLGRSMDVFIAKLRKYLKEDPSIKITNVHGVGFKFEVL from the coding sequence ATGAAACCAAATGCTGTAAAAATATTACTAGTTGAAGATGATCTGAATCTTGGTTTCGTAATTAAAGATAGCCTGGAACACAAGGGTTATAAAGTTAGTTTACATACCAATGGGCAATCTGCAATGCAGGCTGTTTTAAGTGATACTTTCGACATTTGCCTTTTGGACATAATGCTTCCAAAAAAAGATGGATTTACTCTGGCTACTGAAATACGAAATGAAGGAAATGATATTCCAATTATATTCCTTACTGCAAAAGCCATGGAGGAGGATCGTATAAAAGGGTTCAAGGTTGGGGCAGATGATTATATTACCAAGCCTTTTAATATGGAAGAATTTGTGCTTAGATTAGAAGCAGTGCTGAAACGCTGCAAAATTATTTCTAAAAAGCAGGAAGAAATTGAATTTCAAATTGGCAAATTTATTTTTAACCATGCAAAACTAACCTTAACAACAGCAACATCAACCCAAAGTTTAACAACAAAAGAAGCAGGGATTTTAAGATTGCTTTGCCTGAATAAAAATGAAGTACTCAAAAGAGAAACTGCCCTCAAAACAATTTGGGGTTCCGATGATTATTTTCTTGGAAGAAGTATGGATGTGTTTATTGCCAAGCTTAGGAAATACCTTAAAGAAGACCCTTCTATTAAAATCACAAATGTGCATGGGGTTGGATTTAAGTTTGAAGTTTTATAA
- a CDS encoding HAMP domain-containing histidine kinase — protein sequence MNRRIIRNIIVLATISILGIGVTQFYWINKAWDIKEKQFSHSVNVALRNVATDILRLRGDSAAYIEPIKHISANYFVVSIYDTLHPYLLESLLKAEFTTRNLGLDFEYGIYDCFTDSMIYGNYVALTPGKREITQTYLPVKSDKDGHYFGVYFPEKGSYLVNQMGIWLFSSIILLVVLVFFAYTMFVILKQKKLSEITTDFINNMTHEFKTPISTIAISSEVLNKPDIVNYPERLQRYSTIISEENNRLKSMVERLLQIATLDKADYELIKTPVNVHAVVYEIANRFSLALNEKQGRFIFKLNASDQIIEVDKDHFNNILSNLIDNALKYSLENPEITIVTENHRKGIKITVQDNGIGMRKEVQKHVFEKFYRVSTGDLHDIKGFGLGLNYVKIMTEAHKGKISVESEVNNGSKFEIYLPKK from the coding sequence ATGAACCGTAGAATAATACGCAACATTATTGTACTTGCTACTATTTCTATCCTTGGCATAGGAGTAACCCAATTTTACTGGATTAACAAAGCCTGGGACATTAAGGAAAAGCAATTTAGCCATAGTGTAAATGTTGCCCTTAGAAATGTAGCCACAGATATTTTGAGATTAAGGGGAGATTCTGCAGCTTATATTGAACCAATAAAACATATTTCTGCCAATTATTTTGTAGTTAGTATTTACGATACTCTTCACCCCTATCTTTTGGAATCTTTGCTTAAAGCAGAATTTACCACGCGCAACCTGGGCCTTGATTTTGAATATGGGATTTACGATTGTTTTACCGATTCCATGATATATGGAAATTATGTGGCATTAACTCCGGGAAAAAGGGAAATAACACAAACTTATTTACCAGTAAAATCAGATAAAGACGGTCATTATTTCGGGGTGTATTTTCCTGAAAAAGGCAGTTACTTAGTAAATCAGATGGGGATTTGGTTGTTTTCTTCTATTATCCTTCTGGTTGTATTAGTGTTTTTTGCCTATACCATGTTTGTAATTCTTAAACAAAAAAAGCTATCTGAAATAACTACCGATTTTATCAATAACATGACTCATGAATTTAAAACTCCAATTTCCACTATTGCCATTTCTTCTGAAGTGCTTAACAAACCCGACATAGTGAATTATCCTGAAAGATTGCAAAGATATTCAACAATAATTTCTGAAGAGAACAATAGGTTAAAAAGCATGGTAGAGCGCCTTTTGCAGATTGCTACTCTTGATAAAGCAGATTATGAATTGATAAAAACACCGGTAAATGTACACGCTGTTGTATATGAAATAGCCAATCGTTTTTCTCTAGCTTTAAATGAAAAACAGGGTCGTTTTATTTTTAAATTAAATGCTTCGGATCAAATTATTGAAGTAGATAAGGATCATTTTAACAACATCCTTTCCAATTTAATTGATAATGCATTAAAATATTCTCTTGAAAACCCAGAAATCACTATTGTTACCGAAAACCACCGAAAAGGAATAAAAATTACAGTTCAGGACAATGGAATAGGAATGCGTAAGGAAGTTCAAAAACATGTATTCGAAAAATTTTACAGAGTTTCCACTGGAGATTTACATGATATAAAAGGATTTGGTCTTGGCTTAAATTATGTGAAAATTATGACAGAAGCTCACAAAGGAAAAATAAGTGTGGAAAGCGAAGTAAATAATGGAAGCAAGTTTGAAATTTATTTGCCAAAAAAATAA
- a CDS encoding type I asparaginase, with the protein MPVTPSVLIIYTGGTIGMVEDPKTGELHAFDFKHLADQVPELKKFEVSITTISLEKPIDSSDMRPGNWAEFARLIQENYTLYDGFVILHGSDTMAFSASALSFMLEDLSKPVIFTGSQLPIGTIRTDGKENLITSIEIAAAKIDGKPIVPEVAIYFEYQLYRGNRTHKFNADHFQAFQSSNYPVLAQAGVTIKYDVNAIQHYVPGKKLKVSTQMDTNIVILKLFPGISAKVVKAITSIDGLKAIVLETFGAGNGPIDLELFSYLESALNKGVVILNITQCNSGSVVQGKYQTSSVFNRIGIIGGADITTEAAVTKLMYLFGKNLPLDEIKTLLRTSIRGEITETA; encoded by the coding sequence ATGCCAGTAACTCCATCAGTTTTAATAATATATACAGGGGGAACAATCGGAATGGTTGAGGATCCCAAAACAGGAGAGCTGCATGCTTTTGATTTCAAACATTTAGCGGATCAGGTTCCGGAGTTGAAAAAATTTGAAGTATCCATAACAACCATATCACTTGAAAAACCCATTGATTCATCAGATATGCGACCCGGGAACTGGGCTGAATTCGCCAGACTAATACAGGAAAATTACACTTTATATGATGGATTTGTAATTTTACATGGATCAGATACAATGGCCTTTTCTGCCTCGGCATTAAGCTTTATGCTGGAGGATTTATCAAAACCGGTTATTTTCACTGGCTCTCAACTGCCTATTGGAACAATCCGTACCGATGGAAAGGAAAATTTAATTACATCAATTGAAATTGCAGCGGCAAAAATTGATGGAAAACCTATTGTTCCTGAAGTTGCCATTTATTTTGAATACCAGCTTTACCGGGGGAACAGAACCCATAAATTCAATGCCGATCATTTCCAGGCTTTTCAATCCTCCAATTATCCGGTTCTTGCCCAGGCAGGCGTTACCATAAAATATGATGTGAATGCGATTCAACATTATGTTCCTGGAAAAAAATTAAAGGTTAGCACTCAAATGGATACCAACATTGTAATTCTTAAACTTTTCCCGGGAATAAGTGCAAAAGTGGTAAAAGCAATTACAAGTATTGATGGATTAAAAGCTATTGTTCTTGAAACCTTTGGAGCAGGAAATGGGCCAATAGATTTGGAATTGTTTTCTTATCTTGAAAGTGCATTAAACAAAGGTGTTGTTATACTAAACATAACCCAATGCAACAGTGGAAGTGTGGTTCAGGGAAAATACCAAACCAGTTCGGTTTTTAATCGAATTGGTATAATAGGAGGTGCGGATATTACAACCGAAGCCGCTGTTACAAAATTAATGTATCTTTTTGGAAAAAATTTACCCTTAGATGAAATAAAAACGCTTTTGCGCACAAGTATCCGTGGGGAAATTACAGAAACAGCTTAA
- a CDS encoding RNA polymerase sigma factor has product MSPSEYNTCVDAYSDNLYRFILKNIKDKDKAKDIVQDTYEKLWINCSELEFSKAKSWMFTTGYRTMIDLLRREKKQGKFDETDLSVFSHEKNYSDLQEILHHAINKLPADQKAVVMLRDYEGYSYEEISGITGLSEAQVKVYIFRARTFLKKYLGSIETLV; this is encoded by the coding sequence ATGAGCCCTTCGGAATACAATACATGTGTGGATGCTTATTCGGACAATCTTTACCGCTTTATCCTGAAAAACATTAAAGATAAAGATAAGGCAAAGGATATTGTACAGGACACCTATGAAAAATTATGGATAAATTGTTCTGAACTGGAATTTTCAAAAGCAAAATCATGGATGTTTACAACTGGTTATCGTACCATGATTGATCTTTTAAGAAGAGAAAAAAAACAAGGAAAGTTTGATGAAACGGATCTTTCGGTGTTTTCACATGAAAAAAATTATTCTGATTTACAGGAAATTTTACATCATGCAATAAACAAACTTCCAGCTGATCAAAAAGCAGTGGTTATGCTAAGAGATTATGAAGGATATTCCTATGAGGAAATTAGCGGAATTACAGGGTTGTCCGAGGCCCAGGTAAAGGTTTATATTTTCAGAGCAAGAACTTTTTTAAAAAAATATTTAGGAAGCATAGAAACATTGGTATGA
- a CDS encoding TatD family hydrolase, whose amino-acid sequence MVFYDTHTHLYLQEFALDREQVIQSAVEKGIEKFFLPNIDSTSIEGMLQMEKDFPSRCFPMMGLHPCSVKQNYQGQLLEVEHWLNKHKFFAIGEIGIDLYWDKTLEKEQKSVFIHQIELAKKHKLPIIIHLRDAFDKTFEIVERMNDAELKGIFHCFSGTKDQAEKIIKLGGFKLGIGGVVTFKNSGLDKAIIDINPQHLVLETDSPYLAPAPFRGKRNESAYLLLVANKLAELYNLPIDEIAKITTANAKEVFAV is encoded by the coding sequence ATGGTTTTTTACGATACCCACACACATTTATATTTACAAGAATTTGCCTTAGATCGTGAGCAGGTAATCCAAAGTGCTGTGGAAAAAGGAATCGAAAAGTTTTTTTTACCGAACATTGACAGTACATCAATAGAAGGAATGCTCCAAATGGAAAAAGATTTTCCTTCCCGATGTTTTCCAATGATGGGCCTGCATCCCTGTTCTGTTAAGCAAAATTATCAGGGGCAGCTTTTGGAGGTAGAACACTGGCTTAATAAACACAAGTTTTTTGCAATAGGAGAAATAGGCATTGATTTATATTGGGATAAAACGCTTGAAAAAGAACAAAAGAGTGTTTTTATTCATCAAATAGAATTGGCCAAAAAGCATAAGCTTCCAATAATTATTCATTTAAGAGATGCTTTTGATAAAACATTTGAAATAGTGGAACGAATGAATGATGCTGAATTGAAAGGGATTTTCCATTGTTTTAGTGGAACAAAGGATCAAGCAGAAAAAATTATTAAGCTGGGAGGCTTCAAACTTGGCATTGGTGGGGTTGTAACATTTAAAAATTCGGGCCTGGATAAGGCAATAATTGATATAAATCCTCAACACCTTGTGCTGGAAACAGATTCACCCTATCTTGCTCCCGCTCCATTCAGGGGGAAACGAAACGAAAGTGCTTATTTACTCCTTGTGGCAAATAAATTAGCTGAACTTTACAACTTACCAATAGATGAAATTGCAAAAATTACCACAGCAAATGCCAAGGAGGTTTTTGCTGTTTAA